The sequence below is a genomic window from Anaerobranca californiensis DSM 14826.
TAAACTTCTTTATGTTTTAGAAAAATTTTATTCTTAGAACTCATCTGTTCATTTATTAGATGTGTTGGCAATTTTTCATTAGAAGAAAATTTGATTTCCTTAATGGAAGTATTAATTTCTTCAATTTTTTTTAATGCTAGCTCCACTTTATTTTCTAGTGAGCTAATAGAGATTAAAATTTCTTCCAATTCAGAGGTAGTTTTTTCCCTAGATTTGAATATCAGAAAAATTCCTAATAAAACTGTAATTATTCCACTGATTAAAAATATTCTACTTGTACTGTCCATAAATTCACCTTCTAAATAATTATTGCTAGATATTTATATCTAAATATTTACCTCTAACGGGATCGAAGAATTTTTTCTTTTCTTCTTTTTTTTCTTTTTTCCCGTGATCCCTTTGCCCTTTTTGATTGTTATTACCACCATGTTCTTTACCTATATTATTATTTTCTGTTTTATTACTTTCATTAACCTGTTTTTGTTTTTGTGAAGTTAACTGTAACTGTTGTTGTTGAGCAAATTCCTGATGAAACTGGGAATTCTGATTATTATGGACCTTTGTTACTTCACCGCTTCTAGGTATGGAAATCTGTAAATCAATGGGTCTGAATCCCATAAAATCACCTCTATGTGATCATAATCTCACCATCGGGCCCAATTATAAAAGTGGAGGTTTTAGTTTCATCGGTTATAATGCGATATCTGGTTCCAATGGTAACTTTTACACCAGGGTATACAGTTTTATTAACTGTTACTTTACCTGCTACATTATTTAACAACTTATCTAACATTTCCTTTTGTATTTCTTTTTTATCTTCTAAATAAACCGTTAAAGCTTTTATTGTAACCTCTAAACGCTCTAGTAAAATCCTATGTTCTTTAGAAAGTTCTCCTTTTTCCTCTTTTAATTTAAGTATCCTTTGAGCTTGTTTTGCTTTTTTTAATTCTTCACTTTTTAAAGTTAATTCCT
It includes:
- a CDS encoding DUF6115 domain-containing protein, translating into MDSTSRIFLISGIITVLLGIFLIFKSREKTTSELEEILISISSLENKVELALKKIEEINTSIKEIKFSSNEKLPTHLINEQMSSKNKIFLKHKEVYTLYQQGLSAKDIAMKLNRGLGEIETIIGLFNFEGDYNG